One window from the genome of Commensalibacter oyaizuii encodes:
- the ftsA gene encoding cell division protein FtsA gives MSQSISGNKNNQKKNASDRDSKALALTQSRQLEKSKVFPPDDLPSKKDWLPGVFGVLDIGSTKITCLIGQGKPNGQLKVLGYGWRRSHGVKQGGIVNLKAAERAIRSAVGQAEEAAERRLSKIYVNLSGGKPQSQLYNVDWPIGGREINNHDIYRLVNEGVLRAQIEGREIIHALPLAFDVDETSGVEDPRGHQCEMLSTRLHIIDTSATALRNLATVLMRAELEIEAIISSPLAAGLAVMAHDERDLGATIVDMGGGTTSIGIFGDNQLLYTSQIPIGGSHITRDIAGILSTSIDTAEWLKTMWGSAEYSYDDEYQQLPIQMIGDDDYEIVTKIPLSRVISIIRPRIEETLELVRDRLDNANVGNAANGRVILTGGASLLDGLGPLAARILNRQIRLGKPNNIIGLPDDNTTSAAFSTAAGLLFWAAGDGRTLADLDFSDKKSEGFLKKLIEFIRIHI, from the coding sequence ATGAGTCAGTCAATTTCTGGAAACAAGAATAATCAAAAGAAAAATGCGTCTGACCGTGATAGCAAAGCATTGGCACTGACCCAGTCCAGGCAACTTGAAAAAAGTAAGGTTTTCCCCCCCGATGATCTCCCTTCAAAAAAGGATTGGTTGCCTGGTGTTTTCGGGGTTTTGGACATTGGAAGTACTAAAATTACCTGCTTAATTGGCCAAGGAAAACCTAATGGTCAACTAAAAGTTTTAGGTTATGGTTGGCGGCGGTCCCATGGTGTTAAACAAGGTGGAATTGTTAATTTAAAAGCAGCAGAACGCGCCATTCGATCTGCAGTTGGACAAGCAGAAGAAGCAGCAGAGCGCCGACTAAGCAAAATTTATGTTAATCTTTCTGGGGGAAAACCGCAAAGCCAGCTCTATAATGTAGACTGGCCAATTGGTGGTCGTGAAATTAATAATCATGATATTTATCGACTCGTAAATGAAGGCGTATTAAGAGCACAAATCGAAGGCCGTGAAATTATCCATGCACTCCCTTTGGCTTTCGATGTTGATGAAACTTCTGGTGTTGAAGATCCCAGAGGGCATCAGTGTGAAATGTTAAGTACACGCCTGCATATCATTGATACTTCAGCAACAGCTTTACGAAATCTAGCAACCGTATTGATGCGAGCTGAGTTGGAAATAGAGGCCATCATTTCTTCGCCTTTGGCGGCTGGCCTCGCTGTAATGGCGCATGACGAACGTGATTTAGGTGCGACCATTGTCGATATGGGCGGAGGAACAACATCCATTGGTATTTTTGGTGACAACCAATTGTTGTATACATCACAAATTCCTATAGGTGGATCCCATATTACCAGAGATATTGCAGGAATTTTATCCACCTCCATTGATACAGCGGAATGGTTAAAAACGATGTGGGGCAGTGCTGAATACTCATACGATGACGAATATCAGCAACTTCCTATCCAAATGATAGGCGATGACGACTATGAAATTGTGACAAAAATACCACTATCACGAGTTATTTCAATAATTCGTCCAAGAATTGAAGAAACTTTGGAACTAGTTCGTGACCGTCTGGATAATGCAAACGTAGGTAACGCAGCCAATGGCAGGGTAATTTTAACAGGTGGTGCATCTCTGTTGGATGGTTTGGGGCCCCTCGCCGCCCGTATCTTAAATCGTCAAATACGCCTTGGAAAACCTAATAATATCATAGGTTTACCTGATGACAATACAACATCTGCAGCATTCTCTACTGC